GAGAATTCACGCCAAAGTGGTGCCAAGTGGCCTCTGCAGGGATGGCTGAGAAGAGAACCACTGGCCCGCAAGGCGCACCTGCTGGTGTCCCACTAACCAAACCAAGGAACCCCTGGCTCAGTGAGAACAAGGCAGGCTCAGCCTGCCCATCCTGGGCTGAGGGGATGACTGCTTCCCGCCTGGGGTTCTAGGGCTGCCCTACATCCACGCAGTGTGCCTGTGCCCAAGACGCTACCAGCCGCAGCCACTGTGCCATCAGGATATGGGGCCAGACTGgcctcctgcctgctctctgGTGGCCACTGACCCTACAGGCATGCTCAGGAGTAGAGCCAGTGGTGAGGACAGACCCTCTCACCTTGTGACTGCTCTCCTCCTGAGGCTGGGTCTTCTGTCACCGCTTATGTCCCAGGCACCCACTTGAACTGACAAAGGTCAGAGCCCCCATCTGTTGGCTGCCTGGGGCTACTGGTGTCCTACCCCCTTAGACAGGGTCTGGGAGCTTTCTCCTGAACCTGCCTCCCCACAGGTGAACCTAAGATgtggctgcctccctccttcAGGATGCCCCATGACTCCTTGCTCTGCATTGAGCTCCATTCTTCCACATTCCCCACCTCACCCCTGGCAGCTCCCAGCCTACTGCTCAGCCGCTTTCTCAGACTAGCCACTCAAGCCAAGGGCCCCAGGAGGTTTGGGAGCCCCACTCCCCTTAGTAGTGGGAGTGGCTGAGGGGCCACAGGAAATAAGAAGCTGTTCTCTGGAAGGCCAGGGAGCTGTGGGGCTaggaggtgggctgggggtcTGGGTGGGCAGCTCTCTCCCTTCACTGCTTAATAATTGACatagctcctcctcctccttcctgactAAGGGTCTAGGAGGGGCTCCTGTCTCTTCACCTCTACCTTCCAGTTAGAACAATCTTGCAAACTGGCACAGGTCAGAGCTAGAGAGAGCCACCTTCTGCGGGCTATGAGCATCCTGGAGGGGAGCAAGCTCATGTGATCCTGGCCTGTATGCCCAGCCTCCCAGGTGCAGCTGCATGCTTGGGGAGTGCTGGCTGGCAGGGTTCTGGGGCAAGTGGCTGCCAGGAGGGGAGAAATTTCAGCTTGGGTAGTGCTGTCTCTGGCCTGGCCCTCTGGCCTCTGGGCATTTCTGGAAGTGGTAATTCCCCTGGGAAGCTGGAGGGGCATGGCTAACTTCAGGCATCCCCCAGAGGCCTGGACTGTCCCACCCAGCAGCCCCTTAAAGAGGGGGGTCCTTACTCAGGGTAGTGCCTGATGAGAAGCCTCAGGGAGGGGAAGTCTCCTTTGGCGGCGGCATAGTGGATAGGCAGGGCGCCCATGTCTGTGGCCACAGTGGGATCCCCACTGCCATGATGCAGCAGCCAGTCCACCACCTCCGGGTGGCCGAAGCGGGCAGCCAGATGCAGGACTGTGGCACCAGAATTGTCTTTGTCCTGTGGGAGGAGAGCCCATTAGTTCTGAAGCCTTGTCCTGCCCCGACCTGTGGCTCAGACTACATCCTGTATCCCACCAGCCACAGGGGCAGTTCTGTCCTCGGGCACCTAATTGGCCCTGTTTGAACTTCAGCCCGTAGGCGGCACCACCATGCCATCCACTCTGGGCTTTCGAGGGCCTGCAGGTCATGACTGTGACATGCCCGCGCACAGTAGGCTTTCAGGGTGTGGCACCCTTGTCCTCATCCCAGCAGGAGCACCTGTCACCCAAGTGCTCAGGGAACACATAAGGAGCAAGAGAGAGTCACTGGGCCAGGAAGGGTGGGCTGTTGGGGCTGCACCAGGCTGGCATCAGGATCGTGGGAGGCACTCCCTGCATCCAGCTCttgtcccctccctctccccctccccaagtgTCACATGGGAAGATGCCTGGGCTTGGTGCAGCCTTGCAACCTCAGCAAGGAGAACTGCCCCTCCCCCGAGCTGATCCCTGCTCCGCTGGGAACAGGCTGTGTTCTTGCCCTGTGGAGGAGGAGACTTCTGGGCactggtgggcagggcctgggcagtCAGCCAATGGTGGCAGGTGTGGGTTAGAGGCAACTCCTAGGAGGGGCTTGGGCAAGACCCCCATCCCAGGCACCCAGAAGTGGTGGGGCCAATGATGGCCCAGAAGTGCTGAACGTGTCATCTGTGAACATccaggtgtgtgtgtctgttgcgGGAGGAGGTTGGCAGGTGCTGCTTATGTGACCTGGGCAAGGAGGAGAATGACTGAGAACCCAGAAGTCTGGACTGAGCAGCTGGTGAGTTTGAGAGAGTGGGCATTGGTTCTAGGATAGAAGGAGCTCACAGTGCCAAGCACCTGGGATGacggagaggtgggcaggggccaggaaAGCAGCTGGGGCAGCAGTGAGAGGTGGGCACAGTTTACTAGGATCAGGGAAGTGAAGCtcctctgcccctctgccccgAGAGAGGGCCCTGTGGGGATAGGTATGGCCCAGGCAGCTTGAGGAAGGTGAACCTCCATGGCAGGAGAACCTCAGAGGCTGCTGTAAAAATGCGAAAGGAAGAGAcgagcagaggggaggggcttgGGCATGGCCGGTAAGTCCTCAGTcaggctgtgggggtggggggtaaacAGGCTGCGGggccaggaaggaggcagagtaAACAGCCCATAGGAAGCCGAAGACAACGCTGAGACTCCTCAGTGTGCTGGAAGGCCCAGGGAGGACCAGAAGACTGGTCCAGTTTGTTTCCTGAGCCCAGGGGACAGGACTGGCTAAGAAGTAACCCAGACAGGACCACGGTGAAGTATGCCTTGAGCCCCAGCTTTTGAGAAAGGCCCTTGCTTCCCACTGGCCTCAGGGACTGTGTCTGAGGCTCCAGGGGGTCCTGTTGGCTCTGGGCCTCTGGGTGGGGGTGGCACTAAGGAGAGGACTCCAGGCCTATGGGCTCTGACTTGACCCTGAGGCTCCAACAGCTATGTCGGCCCTGGGAGCCTCATGTGCTGTGGCCCCCACCCTAAAGCTGCTTATCTCTCCAGGCTGAGCAGGGCCAGGGATCAAGGTCATCCTCCCCCACATACACTTCTGCCCCAGCGAGCCCAAGCCCGCTTGATAAGCTGGGCATAAGGCCACCTGCTCCTCTACCTCCTCTGCATGGCTAGGGAGGTTTCTGGCCAAGGCTGGACACCAGGATCAGGGAGGCATGCCACATCCCAAATGTGTGGGCATGgaccatgtgccaggaactccTGATAACACACCCAACCAGGAGATAAGGAGCCGGGCAATCTCCTAGGAAGGGTGGCAAAGGGGGCCTTGCCATCCTAAAGGCAAAGTGAGGGGGGAGGGGTCTAACCATCCTTAGGGCACAGCAAGCTCAGAgtcacccctgcctcctctccttctaCATCCAGTTAACCCAGTGGTCTTGCTAAGGGGAGAATCAGTTCTGGTTCCTCCCTCCATTGGCTTTCTCCCACATCCAGACTATCATCCGAATTCTTAACCCCAGCCTATGAGATCCTCTAGGACCTGCCCTGGTGGcttctcccaccctcaccccactccAAACATGCtcgcctccttgctgttcctacAACAGGACAAGAATGTGTACGCCTCAGGGCTTTGTACTTCTTGTTCCTTGTGCTCGGAACTCTGCTCATCACTTGGCCACCTCCTTCTCATCAGCCAGGACCCACTCAGGGGTCActcttcagagaggcctcccCAAGTCACCTCGCCCAAGCAGCTAGCTCCCTGACACTCTCTGCCACGTGGCCTAGCAGTACCTGATGTACCTGATTGACTTTTTAGCCTGTGAGTTTGCTGTCCACTGCCGCATGGACTGGCAGCTCTAACAGAGCACACCTGAATCCCCAGGCCTGGTACCTGCAGGATGCTCTCCCTCCAGCAGGAACGAGCACGGGAGCTACACATCAGGGCCCAAGCTGCCTTTTCCTCCAGCTCAGGAGTGGCCAGGCTTATCTCAGCCTGGGGACAGCTGTGTGAGACCAGGTGGGGTCTCAAGGCAGGAAGACTCAGGCTGGCCTGGAGAAGCAACTCAGAGCTGGGAGGTCAGAAGGCACTGATGTTCCGGGGGTCAGCTGAGGTCCTGGGGAAGCCCCCATTGACCAGGCCCGCCAcctgccacccctgccccagacctgATCCTGGAGATCATGGGCTTCTGACTCTGCTGCCCAGGCCCTTTGTGCCCCCGCCCCCTCTCCAGGACTCTCTCACTCCTGTTTAACTACTAGCCCAGTCTGGCCCAGTTCCCTTCTGGTTCCCCGTCACTCAGGTGCTATCTCGGCAGCGGCCAGGGCTTGCCAGGGCGTCTGCGTCTGCCGGGGCACTCTCAGCCAGGGGAGCCCACCCCATCCCAAGCACTCTGGCAGGAGCTCCGAAGCAGGCTCAGCTGGGAAGTGCCCAACTCCACCCACCCTTGAGCCACGCAGGGCGCCGGGCTGGGGCCAGAACTCTTTCCTGAGGAGGAAGCCCCAGGGCGCCCGGTGAGCGGCGCAGACCCACCTGCACCCTGCAGCCGCCCTGCGAGAGCAACCACTGCAGGCAGGCGAGGTGGCCGGTGGCGGCGGCATCGTGGGCCGGCGTGGCGCCGTTGCGCGCGCGGGCCGTGGCGGGCAGGGCGGCCTCCTCCACCAGGAAGCGCAGGCAGTGCAGCTTGCCGGCGCGGGCAGCGTGGTGCACTGGCAGCGCGTCCAGCGGATCGCGCAGAGAGGGCCCCAGCAGGCCTGCGCCCTGCAGGGACTTCAGCACGTCCAGCTCGCCCAGCCGCGCTGCCTGCAGCGCCCGCTCCAGGGCCATGGTGCCGCCCGCGGCGCCGCGACCCGCGCTCAGCGCGTTTTCCCGGGCGCCATGCGCCTGTCTTCGGGCACCGGGAGAGCCCACGAGGCGCGCCCGTCGGGGCCCTGCGGGTCAGGGAGGCGGAGCGGCTGTTGGTCCGGCCTCTGCTCCGCGCTGCCTCGCCCGCTCCGCTCCGCCTCCGCCTCCGCTGCGCTCTGGGGCCCGGGCCCTGCGGGCTCTCGGCTTAAGCCTCGGGCCCGCCCCCCGTGCCGcctccgccccgcccctccccgcagGCTGGATGGCCGCGCCGCCGGCAGGACTCAGGCGACAAAGGCAAGTGAGCCCGGGCTCTTCTTTCCTAATTTACTTCGCGTGAAAATGCAGAGACTGGAGAGGCCCAAACTGGGTTCGAATTCAAGAGCTGTCCAGGCGCTGGCGAGCTGAGCCCCCAGACAAATTCACTCATCAACCCAGTGCCCACTATATGCTGTTCCAGGCGCTGGGGATACGAGCCAGCAAACAGTTACCGCAATTCCAGAGAGTGACAAGTGTCATCAGAACAGGAAAACTGGGTGATAGGGAGTGAGTTGTAGAGGCTATGTGGGTGGTCAGGGAAAAGTCCATCTGAGGGGGTGCAGTGGGCTGGGTTTTGAGTGGTAAGAACCAGCGTTCCAGGCAGGGAAGACtgcaagggcaaaggccctgaggcaggaacaggcCTAACAAGTCCCTGAGGGGCTCTGGGTGTATGCCCCAGTGGGTGCAATGGATGCTGGGCTGTCAGCCCTCCTGGGTCCCTCCAGACCCCAAGAACTGCCCTCAGAGCctctgagagggagggagagaaggaggaaagggcaggAATGCCTGCTGTGCTCAGGTATCTGGATCTGGAGGCCGGGGGCTCAGAGAGCACCCAGAGTGGCtctctggtgggggaggggctcaggGTAGGGGAGTTAACCATGAGCTTGAAGGTCTGGGGCTgccaagccaagagaagagaaagagttgGGGGCAGTGCAGAGACACAGCAGAGCAGTCCCCAGGGAGCAGAGCCAGGTCCTGTCCTCCAGGCCCCGGGCCAGGAGAGCACACCTGCACCAAACCGCCCTGCCTGCATGGCCGGAAGCTCTTTGTGGGAGCCGGAGGGAGGCACAGCCGCTGGACACAAGGAAGAGctgccagaggtgggggctgCGTGGCTGTGGGAGCGCAATCAGCACATCCGGCAGCCTTGAAACATCCTGTGCCTCTCCTTTCCCACCCTTTACcactctcccccctcctccccactggaGCCGTTTGAGAGCCTGGCTCTGGGCTGTTTCACCCAGCCCTCACTGGCCAGCACTGGGTGGCCCTGGAAATGCTGTAGAGTGAAGCTGCTTCCAAAAACAGTGGGAGTCCTAGTGTGGGACTCTGGTACTGCCACAGATACCATTCCCTGGGACCGCCAGCTGGTGGCGTCATGCACAATGGCCTCCTGCGCTCCAAGGCCCCTTGGTAAACCCAGAGCTGCTATGCCTGTGTGGCCAGGTAGATTTCCAGGGACTTCCACTCGGCTGGACTGGCCTCGCTCCCTCCATGGGACCTATGAGGCTGCTGGGATCTGGGACCCCTCCCCAGCAGTTTTCGGACAAGTGGAGGGAGGAGTCTTATCCTGGGCAGCCTTCTTGCTTTGGCTGGCTCTCACTGCCCACTGGAGCCACTCTCCTCTAGCCCACCCAGCGGCAGGTGCACCCTGAGGCTTGTAGAGCGACAGAGGTGCTGAGGGACAAAGAGCTAAAATGGCTTGTCTTGGGTGTCCCTCACATGCCTCCTCCATTAGTAAAAATCTCTGTGATTCATGTCCTTCACTCCCAGTGTGGTTCCCCTGCCGTGGACATCCTCTTCTATCCACATGGTCTTGTCATTGTTCGGGCCAGCTCCGGGTGATGTGCTGCTGCTACGGTGGTCAGCAAGGCAGAGAGATGCCCCTGAGCCTCTCCCACTGCTGCTAGGGACGTCTCCAGGAAAGTCATGTGTGAGCACCCATCTCTGCTGACCATCTTCTCAGACTCCTTTCAGGATACCTCTCAGACTCAGGCCGGGATCCCGGCCTTCACTATCCTCTCTAGGCTCCACTGGTCCACCCTGTGCTCCCCATCAGCCCTAGAGGGCCCACTCCAGGAGGAACACATTTGTGGAAGCCCCACCACTTACCAGGCACTATGCCAAGCTTCACCCACATGTTTAATCCCCACAGCGATGCCGGGACAGAGTTACAACCactatccccactttacagctgcagaaactgaggcagggggaggtttttgttgtttctggtggtggcttgtttttgttttttaatgtaccTTGCCTGAGGTGACACAAATGGGAAAGGGCAAAGCTCACTCTGCTATCTGTCCACCCCAGTTAGGTGGAAAGCACCTGTTCAgatctctctccccacccaagGGCAGGAACCAGGGGTGGAGTGTCTCCCTATTGTACCCTAAGTGACCCCACCTTCCATAAAGCCTGCACTCCAACACCCTGCCCACTCAGTTGTCTTACCTAAGTTCACCTGCTTATAAATGACTCCTTCCTCCAGGTAACCAGCAAAACCCCCAGAATCCTTTGTTTGAAGGAAATGGTGGGTTACCTTGTCAAAGTCTTTCACGgcaaagagagaatggagaagagacTTTTAAAATCTGGGGTAACTGGCACTGAAAAGAGAGttttctcccctgccctccagccttcAAATGATGGCCCACAGGCACAGAGGAGGATGTTCTAGGAGCAACCTTCCTCCTCAGTCTGTTTCCCCAGGAGCTAGTGTCGGGGTCTCTCAGCAAGGATGCAGATGCTGGTGCATGGTGGGCTTGTGGGCAGAGCTTAATGAGCCAGTGTGTGTGGctgagaagggggctggggagggcatgTGGGGCATCAGTGAGTGATGCACAAAGTCCTTTTCTGAGCccttaaagaataattaattagCTTGGAGGAGCTGGCCTATAGGGATCCTGGGCTCAATGATGCGTGGGGGACAGGGGCTCAGGCACCCTCAGACCCTACCTGGCCAAATGTGTTGAATAATTTATTCTCATTACTAGGACCGTTTTGGGGATTAATGGAGGTGAGGGCTGAAAAGCGCTTAACATACAATACAGTACATGCTCCATAAATGGAGGGACAGGTAAGGGTGGCCTGAGCTCCAACTCGCCCAGGCTTCTCCAggcccccccctttttttttttttttttgaggaagattagccccgagctaacatcggctgccaatcctcctctttttgctgaggaagcctggccctgagctcacatccgtgcccatcttcctctagtttatatgtgggacgcctaccacagcatggcatgccaagcggtgccatgtccgcagccgggattCGGGCGGGCGAACCCCGGAACGCtgagaagcggagcgtgcgaacttaaccgctgcgccaccgggccggcccatcCAGGCCCCTTCCTTGGTGGGCACGCTGGTCTTCTCGGGCCCTGCTGGGGCGCAGAGGTTTgggcggcgggggagggggcccGTCCAGCACGCTGGACAGCGCCCGTCGGCTCCGCCCCACGGTTCCTCCTCCCGGCCTGGCTCGGTGGGTCCAGGCCGGCGTCCGCCTGAGGTTTGGTCGGGCCATCCACAGCGCGGTCCGCCAGGCTGGCCGTTGCCCTGCCAGCCGGTTGGGGGAGGGCAGTTCCGAGCAGATGGGCGGGGGACGCCCAGCCAGTTTGCTGCAGCAACGGCCACGCGGCGCGGAGGCGGGCCCCGGCGGGCCACTGGGGCCGCGGCGGGCAGCGGTGGCCGGCACCCAGGACCGCCTCGCTCCGCCCGTCATGTGAGCTCCGACTGTCCCGTGGGAGGGAACCCGGAGCTGGAGCCACTTGAAATGAAAATTAGCTCTGACGGCTCCTGAGTtgcctcttctctgggcctcagtttccccccttCAAAATGGAGGACGGGGAAACCAGATAACCTCTAATTCGGCGAGCAGCCAGACGAATCTATGAAGTCCTCAGAGCCCTGGGCAGGCGTCCAGCCACGGGGGCCCCAGTACTGCCCTGGCCAGTTCCCAGCCTCTAGAGCCCAAGCAAGTTGAGACCTCTCTCCGGGACTCGGTTTCCCCTTCCAGTTCAGCCCTTCAGCCGCGGAGCAACTAGTGGAGCGAGTCCCTCCCCGTAGGAGAAACTCGCTTGGGAGCTCCCTGAGGCCGGGCCTTGGGGTCCCGCCGCCGCTGGGTCCTCTGCCCGAGCCTAGGGCGGGGCTCGGAGGAGGCGCTGAGCCAGGATGAATGAAGCAGGGTGGCGCTGGACAAGGAGGGACTCCAGCCTGAGCGAGGCGAGGCCTGGCCCCACCCGCGCCCCTCCTGCCCGCGGAGTCCGGGCAGCGATGGCTTCGATGGCgcccacacacacccctgcaaGTGCTGGGGGGCGCCGCAGGCCCGCGACCCCGCAGCACAGGGGATGCGAAGGTCTGGAGCGGGATCCCGGGGGCTCTACCGTCCCCACTCCTACCCCCACCATGCGGAGGAACAAAGGCGGGGGTGGGGCCCGAAGGCGGCCTGACTCCGCGGGGCGGGACCCGCTGGGCGGGCGACACCGCCTCCTTAAAGGCGGGCTGCGGGGGTGGCGCGCACTCCTCTGGCTCCTGCTCGGGCAGAGCACTGAACCCGCTTCCCGGCCTCGGTCTCCGCTCCGCCTCCGGGCGGGCGCAGGTCTCCCACTCGCGGAGGCCCCCAGAGGCGCCGCTTTCCCGCCGAGCATGGGGCTGCCTCGGAGGACCGGGGACCGAGCGGAGCTGCGCAAGGTAGGAGCCTGGGACTAGGGACTGGGGGCGGAGCTGCCGGGGCGAGGGTTTGAACTGCGACCCTCGTAACCGCGGCCTCCGCGCCCGCCCGCAGAGCCTGAAGCCGCTGCTGGAGAAGCGCCGCCGCGCGCGCATCAATGAGAGCCTGAGGCAGCTCAAGGGGCTCATCCTGCCGCTGCTGGGCAGGGAGGTGAGTGCTGGGGCGTTccggggccggggtgggggtcctggggcgtggagcaggaaggagggccGGCCGGGGTGCCCCTGCCCCAGGAACCGGCGAGGGGTCTACACGCTCCGACCAAGGCCGAGCCCAGGTGGGGCTGGTCCGGAGGAGCTGACCAACCCCGTGCCACAGCGCGCCGGCATCAGTTTCTGGCAAGAGAGTAGTGCTCACGGAAGCCTGCTGGAACTCTGTCTTGTCTGTTTCTCTGTCCCGCTCCTTCGTGGCTGGGCGCAGAGCTCCTGCTACTCGAAACTGGAGAAGGCGGATATCCTGGAAATGACCGTGCGCTTCCTACAGGAGCTGCCTGCGTCCTCCTGTCCCGCGGCAGCGCCCGGTGAGTGACCCTGCCCCGCCCCTCCCACAGTCCTGCCCCGCGTCCCGTACCCCACCCTGCGCCTCATGCCCCTCTCCGTCCGTCCGCAGCGCCCTCCGACAGCTACTGTGAGGGTTACCGGGCCTGCCTGGCGCGCCTGGCCCGCGTGCTGCCCGCCTGTCGCGTCCTGGAGCCCGCCGTGAGCGCTCGCCTGCTGGAGCACCTGCGGCGGAGGGCAGCCGGTGCCAGCCCCAATGGCAGGCGCGCTGGGGACACCTGCTGCCCGCCCTCGCTCTCCTCGCCACCCCCGCCCGCACCCTTACCGCCCGTGCCTCCACGCGGCCCCGGCCTCTGGCGGCCCTGGTAGCCCCCTGGCCGGTCCACGGACCCTGCTGATATTGAGGGACCTGCAGCACTGGGCAGACTGAGAAAGCTCTTGGTGGCAGCTGCTGTTCCCACCACGAGGGACCAGCCCAGCACACACAACCAGCCGGAACCGGATGTTTGCGGTCTGTGTGGCTGACTGAAGGCCATGGGGACTCAGCTGGAGGAAATAAGGGGAGAACCCCAGTTTCACTCTCAACTTGGGGGTGTCTGGGCCGGGGGAGAAGGGGCTGTTGGCTGCCAAGGGAGAAAGAAGCCCCTCATCCCAGCTGGGGCTCTAGAACTGGGCCAGCCACAGCCACCTGGGCAGCTGACACACCTGCCCCAGTGCTGGCACCAGCCCAAGGGCTGGGCCGGGAGCTCACCTGAGCCAGTTTCAGCCATCTGCTCTGACTGATCGCTCCCCTTCCAGCCCTGCTTGGGCCTGCCTCCTCACCAGCTCAGCTTGGGAACCTCTGGGCACACAGCAGCAATGGCCTGAGGGCTGTGTACGCCGGGGAGCCATCACCTCCACTCCTGGGCTCTCCTGCCCAAAGCTGCCAATTATAGGGACAGGATGCAGCGAGGATTCTGTGTTTCTGGGCGTGGGGGCTTCGTTATGTGTCTTGAGAAGGATTTCTTTCCCCAAGCATTAACACCTATGTACGGCACACCAGGTCTGGTGATCTTCGGGTAGGAGGAAGGGGTGAGAGGAGAGTGAGGGTGCCCTGTGGCCCATCGCTTTGAAGGGCCTGAGCACAGCACAGAGCCGGCGCCAACATGAAGTGAGCAGGACCCATGTCACCGAGCAGCAGAAAGTGAAGGGATGCCAGCAGGTTAAGGAGCAGGAAACATCTTTCCTCGTTTTCTCTTGCAAACTGCTCCCTGCTACTCATCAGGATGGGTTACTGGAAGCAACTTGCTcttaagacttttctttctcctccatggAAGCCAGGAGAGGCTGTGAAGACTCAGAGAGGGCTCGTGGATCCCAGTAGTGGGTGCCCAAGAGAAGGTGGGAGCACCTGCAGCCCTCTGTCCACTGTGCTCCCACCATTTCATGGAGATTGCTGAGCATTCGCAGGAGGCTGGGAGTCCTCCCCTCAGTCTCCAGTCCAACAGCCTGTTGGAGGGACCGGGGCTCTATGCGCACAAAGACAGAACTGACAGGGGTGGAGGTGTCACTAGATCGGACATAAACCGTGATGACCTAGGCACTGATTTGGGTGGCAGGATGTGGGGAAGCTGTGGGCATTATTGAAGAAGTCAATATTAAGACAACAGGGTGAGCCCCTAGCAGAGTGTGCTGTCCTTCCACCTCTCTGGGCCCAGCTGCTGGACTATAAGCTCttggaaggcagggctggggccaagTGCCCCTGTGTGTTCCCGAGGACCTCGGCACAggtgggtgctcaataaacatcatGAGCCAATGAACGGTGATGTGACTGGACCACGCTGTACTGAACCCCGGACAGTCTGGCTTTTGCCtcaactccccccaccccatccttaTTATCACTGTGAATGTCTGCTCCACCAGAGCCTGTGTCCCCAAGGACAAATGTAGGGGAGGGTGTGGAGAGCAGGGAGAGCAGTTTCCACCTGCAGGCCTACTTTCCTGAGCTGtcaggagcaggtggagaaggtaACAGGTAGCCAATGCCCGCCACATGAGTTCAAGTTTCCTCCTTGGGTCAAAGGCTCCACGTTGGGCAGGCTCCTTTTTCCTATAAACAGAAACTTTCAATACAGGTTAAAACTCTGTAAGAACTGACCGGCCAGaggcccctctcctcctttcGACCATATCTGTCACTTCTTGCTTCTGAGCCCTGTCTGAGTCTCCAGCTCTGTGACTCTTGTTGAGTTGACCCGGATCAAGCTATAATACAGGCAGTCAGGGAGGGGAGCATGTAGATAGGCCAGTGACTCATAGGGTCAGGCATTCTGGGGAACCTGAGCCACACAGCCCACCGGGCCCTGGCGGGGAGCAGAGGCATGCCCAAGCGGGTGAGGTTCTTGACCCAAGGCGAGAAACCAGTTTCCCAGCAGGGATGTACAAGCTGCCTAGAAGGTCTCAGCTGGTACTCTGAGCTGGGCTTGTAAAATAGGGACTCCAACAGCCTCCTCCACAAGGTACCTGCAGACACTTCCTCCTGGCAGCTTCCCAGAGCCCTATCTCATGGCCGAAGGGGAGCACTGGGTAGCGTGGGCTTTTACTGTGTGGGAGGGAGGCTGCCTCATTCAGAGGGACATGTCATGGTCTTTAACAAGGCTCACCTTGTGCCAGTGCCTCTTGCAATGTCCTCTCTGCTATGGTCCCATGACTGAATCTAACTCTGCCCAGTTATCACGCTTGGTTGGAGAAAAGGCTCCTGTGTCCCTCATAAACCAGTGGGTGAAATGATCCAATGACCTGGAGACAACCAGAGCACGAGCGGTCTGGGAGACTCAGGCTGGGGCCGGGCCCCACCTGTCCCCCTGACCCCAGTTAATTTGGAGAGGTCAAGTCTCGTTTCCATGAGTGAGGATAAAGAGCAGATTGCCAAGGCGGACTCCTCTAACAAGCATTTACAAATTACTCTGCTCTGTCTGAAGCCCGGACTCTGCGGATGAGTCTCCCACTGGCTTATCTGGATTGGAATGAACAAGCCTGCGGGAACATCTGGAAAAATCTGCGGCTCTGCAGAACCCTCCCTACTGTGCTTTGTGGTGACCATTCTGGAGACAGTGGAGGGATAGAGGGGCCCTTTCCCATCGTGTGCAGCCACCTCCTACTCGAAACACCAATGAAgccatatttgcttttttaaaacacattaggTTGCGATAGCTGTTCCAGAGAAGAACTAACCCAGCCAGTGGTGTTATTTCCCTTGGTTTTACTTCTTGCCTGGCCTCTTATTAGTGTGGCTGTGTTTCTGGAGTGCTGAGCATGcgaatgtgtgagtgtgtgtgtgcgtcccTGCACAGCTGGGTGACTGCCCTGCAGAGAGCTGCCTGGGCACGAGATGTGGGGGAGAAAGCAACCACCCACCAAGGGTTCCCAGTGAGCAGCTAGTTTCACTCTGGGTTTTGAGAGGCCCTGGCAAAGCCCCAGGCGCTTAGAGCAGCTATGACAAAACTTTGGATGGTTTCAGTGAGAAAGGTGCTAG
This genomic interval from Equus quagga isolate Etosha38 chromosome 5, UCLA_HA_Equagga_1.0, whole genome shotgun sequence contains the following:
- the HES2 gene encoding transcription factor HES-2 — encoded protein: MGLPRRTGDRAELRKSLKPLLEKRRRARINESLRQLKGLILPLLGRESSCYSKLEKADILEMTVRFLQELPASSCPAAAPAPSDSYCEGYRACLARLARVLPACRVLEPAVSARLLEHLRRRAAGASPNGRRAGDTCCPPSLSSPPPPAPLPPVPPRGPGLWRPW